Sequence from the Burkholderiales bacterium genome:
GTTCGTCTACCACGCGCAGGCCGACGATGCCGCCGGCATAGCGCGATTCAAGATCATGGAGCGCAAGCTTTTCTACGGCATCATGACGCCGGGCGCCGTGCTGACTGTCGGCTTCGGATTCTGGTTGTGGTTCGGCTACGGATTTTCCGGCGGCTGGCTGCACGCGAAGGTCGCGCTGGTCGCGATCCTGATCGGCTATCACGTTTATTGCGGCAAACTGCTGGCCGACTTCAAGCACGACCGCAACCAGCACGGCCACGTGTTCTATCGCTGGCTGAATGAGGCGCCGGTGTTGATCCTGGTCGCGATCGTCTTGCTGGTTGTCGTCAAACCAATCTGACGGCATTGCGCGTGGAAAACTTTTTTGCGCCATGTCCGGCGGGTCTGGAAACCGCGCTTGCCGCCGAACTGATCGAGCTGGGCGCAAGCGAGGTCAAGCCCGGCAACGCCGGAGTTCTGTTCCACGGCCCGTTTTCGCTGTGCTATGCAATCAATCTGCACAGCCGCGTCGCCAGCCGCGTGTTGTGGCGCGTCGCGAAGCACCATTACCGCAGCGAAGAAGACGTTTACCGTGCTGCCTATGCCGCGCCGTGGCCGGATTGCTTCAGCGCCGACCTGACGATACGCGTCGATCTGTCGGCGATTCGGTGCCCGCTCAAGAGCCTCGACTTCGTCACGCTGCGCATCAAGGATGCGGTTTGCGACAAATTTCGCGCGATCGCCGGCAAGCGCCCCAGCGTCGCCACGCGTGATCCTGGAATGCGCATCCACGCCTTTTTGACCGCCGACGACGTGACGCTGTATCTCGACACATCGGGCGAGCCGCTGTTCAAACGCGGCGCGCGCGTCAAGACCGGCGAAGCGCCGCTGCGTGAAAATCTGGCGGCCGGCATCCTGCGTCTTTCAGGATGGAAGCCCGGCGTGCCGGTGCTCGATCCGATGTGCGGCAGCGGCACGTTCCTGATTGAAGCAGCGCAGATCGCGCTGGGAATCGCGCCGGGAGCAGGACGCCGCTTCGCGTTCGAAAGGCTGAGCAATTTCGCGCGCGATGACTGGCAGCGCCTGCGCGAGCAAAGCGATGGCGGGCAGCAGGACATAAAGGCGTTGCCGATTTACGGCAGCGATTTGTACGGCGACGCGCTCAGCGACGCGCGCGCCAATCTCGCGGCGCTCGGGCTCGATAGAGCGGTGCATTTGAAGCAGGCGAACGCACTTGAGATCAGCGCTCCGGCGCCAGCCGGCTGCATTGTGACCAATCCGCCGTATGGCGTTCGTTCCGGCGAAGAAGCCGAACTGGCGAAATTTTACCCGCAGCTCGGCGATGTTCTGAAAAAGAAATTCAGCGGCTGGACGGCATTCATTTTTACCGCGGATTTGCGGCTGCCAAAATTGATTCGCCTTACCGCATCGAAGCGTACGCCGCTGTTCAACGGCGC
This genomic interval carries:
- the hemJ gene encoding protoporphyrinogen oxidase HemJ, producing MLYVKAFHIVFMVTWFAGLFYLPRLFVYHAQADDAAGIARFKIMERKLFYGIMTPGAVLTVGFGFWLWFGYGFSGGWLHAKVALVAILIGYHVYCGKLLADFKHDRNQHGHVFYRWLNEAPVLILVAIVLLVVVKPI
- a CDS encoding N-6 DNA methylase codes for the protein MENFFAPCPAGLETALAAELIELGASEVKPGNAGVLFHGPFSLCYAINLHSRVASRVLWRVAKHHYRSEEDVYRAAYAAPWPDCFSADLTIRVDLSAIRCPLKSLDFVTLRIKDAVCDKFRAIAGKRPSVATRDPGMRIHAFLTADDVTLYLDTSGEPLFKRGARVKTGEAPLRENLAAGILRLSGWKPGVPVLDPMCGSGTFLIEAAQIALGIAPGAGRRFAFERLSNFARDDWQRLREQSDGGQQDIKALPIYGSDLYGDALSDARANLAALGLDRAVHLKQANALEISAPAPAGCIVTNPPYGVRSGEEAELAKFYPQLGDVLKKKFSGWTAFIFTADLRLPKLIRLTASKRTPLFNGALECRLLEYRIVAGSNRG